In Cryptococcus neoformans var. neoformans B-3501A chromosome 3, whole genome shotgun sequence, the DNA window CGTTTGCCTGTTCCAGGGGTCTCTTCACCGCCGTTCTGCGATGGTGTTGATATACCAGTAACTTCTTCAGCTGGCGGAatggacgaagaagcaggCGATATATCTTCGGGCTCAGCCTTGACCTGTGTGGGTGTCTCGGGAATAGCAGCACTGGGTTTTGACGGCGTAGTGGAAGTTGAGGACAACAATCTTTGAGGGATGGCAGACGGCGGCCGTCTAGGGCCAGTCTTTTTCTTGGACGCTAAGGGTTTTGCAGATTTCTTGATAGATGACTTCTTACCGGGACTTGTTTGGGCTTTTGATGCAGACCCCGAAGGAGTTATGGGGTTGGCAGGGGAAGATGCAGTCGACGGGGCAGGAGTCGCCACAGTTGAAAGGTCCGCAGTGGAAGACCCTACCGCCGGAAGACTTATACGGAAGGCGGATGGACCGGCGGCATTGGGCTTGAGTTTGGGGCGCGGCAAAAGGGAAGACGAGTTGGCATCGTGGGCGTCTATGGGAGGAGCGGCGCGCTTGCCCTTCTTATTGTGTGTGGGAGTAGGGGTGGAGGGTTGGTGTATGTTTGTgagagagagcttgagctttATTGGCGGGAGGCCTTGTGGGGGAGAGTTTACCATGAGGGCCGGTGGACGTGGTGGGTGGAGGTTCGGAGACGGCTGGTCGCTCGATGGAATTATTTCAGCGAGAGACTCAGAGGGGACTTTTGTCAATCtacgcttcttctttgttaTGGGCATTTAATCCACGTCACCAGAATTTGATCCCGTTGCCTCCACCGGGGTGAGTATTTACAAGTGCAAAAGTTCTTCACGCAGCAATAGCACTACATATTCTCGCCGCGATGGAAGCCCCCCACAAGGCCCACCACAAGCCATCAGCTGGTGCGAAGCACGCAAAGAAAGATGCCGCAAAGGGTGTAGACCGATCAGGCGGGAAAAATTTCAACCCCAAGGTACGTACATAGCGCCCTGCAATTCCCCACCCTTACACTCACCCTTACACAGGCATTCACAAACACCTCCTTCAGAGCAGCCGATAGAGCGGCCAGGCGTACCGCCGAGAAAAACCAACAGCGTCTCCATGTCCCGCTGGTCAATCGTAACCCTGAGGAACGCAAGGTCACCAatgaaaaaggcaaaggaatgGACGAAGGTGCCTTGCCACCTCCGCCCATCGTCGTCGGCATTGTTGGCCCTCCTGGTGTGGGAAAGACAACTTTACTGCGATCTCTTGTCAGGAGGTTCACGAAGCACAATCTCTCCCAGCCGCAGGGCCCTGTGACTGTTGTTTCTGGCAAGACCAGGAGAATCACTTTTATCGAATGTGGCAATGATCTTAACAGCATGATTGACTTGGGTAAAGTGGTCGACCTGGTGCTTTTGATGATCGATGGTAGTTTTGGATTTGAAATGGCAAGCGGCTTCTTTCGCCCGGCAATATTTAGCTAACTTGCTATTCAGGAAACTTTTGAATTCCTCAACATTCTTCAATCCCATGGGTTTCCAAAAGTCATCGGAGTTCTCACTCATGTCGATCTTATCAAGAAAGCCTCCACCCTTAAAGACACCAAAAAGCGCCTCAAGCATCGTTTCTGGACGGAAATCTATCAGGGGGCcaagctcttctccctttcaGGTGTTATGAACGGGCGTTACCCTGATGCGGAAATCAACCTTTTGTCAAGGTTCATCTCTGTTATGAAATTCCGCCCTCTTGTCTTCCGAAACCAACATCCCTACCTAGTGGCTGACAGAATTCAAGATCTCACACCCCGAGAGGCTATTCGTGAGAACGCCAAGATAGATCGGACAATCACTCTCTATGGTTATGTTCGCGGTCCAAACCTTCCTCCACGTAACGCGAAGATTCATATCCCCGGTGCCGGTGACCTTGAGGTCAAAGAGGTCGAGAGATTAGCCGatccttgtcctcttcctaCGCTCGAgagcgaaagaagaaggaaaatggGCGAGAAGGCAAAATTGATTCATGCCCCAATGAGCGATGTTGGCGGCGTAATGTATGACAAGGATGCAGTGTACATCAACGTCCCCGGTAACTTCACTAAAGGAGGAGATAGTAAGTTCATCTCCATTTCCGGAGACCAATAACTAATATGATTcacctcaagctcctcaGGGCGAGGGTGAAAAGATGGTTATGGATCTTCAAGATGCCGAAAAAACGTTTGCGGACAACATTCAAGCGTCTGAAATTAGGTTGTTTGGCCATTCATCTGCTCCCTTGCAAGTCACTGAGGAACGCAAGGATCGCGTCCGCCGCAAAGCCGAACCTCGTTCTGGTGGTCCCATGCTTGGCAAagcggatgaagatgagttTGATGAGAGTGAAGACGACGAGTTTGACGATAGAAGCGATActgaggaaggaggtgtGTTCAACGGAGAGTCGGACCAGGACGACGACCaggatgaaagagatgTAGCGTACGCCGAGTCAGAATCGGATCACGATGATCTTGCCTTTGCGACTGGCTTTGAGCAAGAAGGGGGCCGAATCAATttcgatgatgaggatgatgacgatttCCCTTcggacgaagatgatgaggatgtacCTGGTTGGAAGCACAACCTAGCTTCCCGTGCTTCCTCCACTTTGGCCGATAGACTACGCAAGAAACGCAACCTTATGACACTTATATACGAcactcctctttctcccgaGGAAATTGTCAATGGCAAAAcacgtccttcttccgccgatgcttcatcctctttcgcTGAACTGCAAAATGAGGGTTTGTTCCGAATCAGTCACGGAGAGAACAAGGGCGACGATGGTGATCAAGTAAAAGAGGAGGTAGACAGGGATCAATTAAAGAACAAGTGGGCGGACGAGGAAATGCTTGACTCGCTCAGGGGGCTCTTTATCTCCGGTCCTGTTGCTGGAGAGGGtgtagatgaggatggggaggcatatgaggaggagggcgaggatTTCGAGGATCTAGAGGGAGGAAGTGATGGCCGAGGCGAtggcgaggatgatgtgCCATACGTTGGTGTCAAGCCTTCTCAAGTAAGCGTTGAGGATGCGCGCGCCGCTGCTttagcaaagaagaaggaggctcTCAAGATCAAGTTCGATGAGCAATACGACGACTCTGACGATGAGGCGTCCAAAATGGACTTTTATGACCAACAAAAGGCGGAAATGGCTCGCCAAAAGCAGATCAATGAAGAGGAGTTTGGTAACCTTGATTTGGATGCCCGGACGCAAATTGAGGGTTATCGTTCTGGGATGTACGTCAGGTTAGAGATTGAAGCTGTGCCGTATGAGTTGATCGAGAACTTTGATCCTCGATTCCCCATCATCGTTGGCGGTCTCTTGGCtgcagaagagagattTGGTTTCATCACTGTTCGTATCAAGCGACACAGGTGGTTCACGAAAACACTCAAGACGAATGATCCCCTCATCTTTTCCCTTGGCTGGCGTCGATTCCAAACTCTCCCGCTCTACCATCTGGACGACCATTCCATCAGAAACCGATACCTCAAGTACACTCCGGAGCATATGCACTGTTTCGCCACATTCTATGGTCCCGTCTCAGCTCCTAACACAGGTTTCTGCGCATTCAACTCTTTGCAAGGGGATGCCCCCGGTTTCCGGGTATCGGCAACCGGTGTCGTCCTCGATGTTGATCGATCCACCAAGATTGTCAAGAAACTCAAGTTGACCGGTGCGCCTTACAAGATTTTCAAAAACACGGCGTTCATCAAGGACATGTTCAACACCGGGCTTGAAGTGGCCAAATTCGAGGGGGCAAACATCAAGACTGTCTCTGGTATCAGAGGTCAGGTGAAGAAGGCCCTAAGTAAGCCGGACGGTGCCTTCAGAGCAACCTTTGAAGACAAAATATTGTTGAGGGGTGAGTAACATTTCACTGTGTCTGTTTCTACATCTTCTGACCAGTCGATTCTCAGATATCGTTTTCCTCCGAGCATGGTACTCTATAGAACCGAAAAAGCTTTACAATCCTGTGTGCTCTCTTCTACTTTCCAACAAGGAATCGTGGCAGGGTATGCGTCTCACGGGTCAGATTCGTCGGGAGGAAGGCCTCAAGACACCCCTCGATCCCAATTCAGCCTATCGACCCATTGAGCGCACCACACGACGCTTCAATCCTCTCAAGGTTCCACGTAAGCTTGCTGCTTCTTTGCCCTTCGCATCCAAGACGCCAGAACTCTCAAAGCAACGTAAACCTACTTACATGCAATCTCGTGCCGTTGTGctgggagaggatgagaagaaggcggtgaCGCTGTTGCAGCAGATCCAaacgttgaagaaggataaggcagagagaaggaaagcgAAGCAAGATGAGCGAAAAGGAGCATACAGGAAAAAGGTTGgtgagaaagatgagaaaagagaggaaaagattagggaagagaggagggaaagattcaagaaggagggattgaagagaaagagggaggaaatgagcgaaggaaaaggtcggggaaagaagagcagagCGTAAAAGATTGTAGAGCGGATGGGTTGGATATTATTTTAGATCTATTGTGGGTAATCAGGGGAAGCTCCTTGGATTCTTGCATGCTAGAGATGCTGTCCTGTGACGATCCATATCAACTCAATGCCTGTTTGTGGCTTTGCATAGTGTGGACTCAAGTCAAATAATCATTCGTCGGATTGCTTACACCTAACGTCCTTCTGGTTGCTAAAAGTTGTCATGTCTTTTAAGCTTACCGTCTTCGTGTCTTTACTAGGCTAATTAATATGTAGTAGTGGTATTATATATATGTTTCCGACGGTAGGTGGTGCAAACGGCTGCTCACGCACCACCACTAAAGTGATTTCCATTTTCTGATTCGGTTGTGCAGCTTACCGTCGGATAGGTATAATATGCATACGTATACTACGTATTGACAGCCCCAATGAAATTGAATAACCGTTTACGATTCAGCACGAAACGAAGCTGAAATTGTTCTTTTCCTGCTTGAGTCTTCGCTGAAGACCGTTTGTCTCTTGTTCCCGCCGGTTTATCGCGACTTGAGATGTATGACGATCACGCAAGACAACACCATAACAATCAAAATTAAGATATTTTACATATTACCACCAGTCACCGAGCTTGCATTTTTCCGCGCCTTCCTTCGTTCATGTTGTGCCCCATGTCCCATGCTTCATGCATTTCCGCAGGGCCCTGGTTCGCTATTACTCATCGCATCAGTATTAGGAGATACGTACAACCACACAtcatttcatcatcaggCCTGAAGTAAGAACCGTTAACCACATAATAAAGACATACATGCTCGAGCAACAAGGCGTCTTCTACAACGTCGGACAATCGGCGGAGGATTGGCGGTCATCCTTACGATTCACAGTTAGCCGTCTAATAGAAACTTACTCATCAGCAGATGTCAGGAATCATATAAATAATCCCAATCACACTCTTATCAGAACGCGTGCCTGAAAGTTTAAGCTTCCGACTGTCCACTTTTAGGTTATTAGAGTGGTGTGCAATCATCTTATCGATGGTGCCATCTTGCGATCTCTTGAAACGCAAGTcgcaagaagaggttgaTTAAAGGCCACGGGTTGATTATTGGTCTTTGCTGAGCAATCAAGTCGATATCAAGTTCGATTCGGGCGAAGCCGATCCGGTCTGCCAGAAAGATGCATATATAAAGACAAGTagggagatgaggaatATAGCTAGCAGTACTAGTGACATATTGACCCTACCAACTCCTCAAACAACATCTCTGTAAGATGCCTATCGCCGTCAACGACAACGTAGACAAAGACACCCTGGGCAGAcctttctctctcgccAAGAGCACTCGAGGTTGGTTTTGATACTCTATTAAATAAGCTCCTCGCTGACCGAGATACTTAATCCTCTTTTAGAGCGTTTGGTTCAAGCCGGTATTGACCTTTCCAAGGGTTACCCAGAGTACCCAATCAGGCCCAAGACTATCGAACTCGCCAGTGACATTCGCAAGGAAGTGGGTAttgtttttttctttttcgcaTTGGGATGGGAATTGCAATTTAGTGAACTAACGTCTATTACTCAGGGATGGGAGCACAAGGACCCCGGAGCCAGGGCtgacaaggaaaagaaagcaTTGTTTGGCGCCGCCAAAGAAGTTATCCACTTGTCCCCTCACCTTGGTACCGAGTAAGATTTGATCtacacttcttctttgtctttgtCACTGACAGTTGTCACAGGATAGTCGGTCTTCAACTTAACCAGCTTAGTGACCAGCAGAAAGATGAGCTTGCGCTCCTGATTGCTGAGCGCACTGTGGTATTCTTCCGAGACCAGTAAGTAATGTCTCATCACTCATTTTATACGCAAGACCATGAGTTGTCGCCGACACTATTCCTACCTTCAGAGACCTCACTCCTCAGACCCAACTCGAGCTCGGCAAATACTTTGGTACTCCCGAGATTCATCCATCAGCCGCCCGAGTTCCTGGGCTTCCTGGAGTCTCAATCATCACAGACGAAGTCCTCAGGTCCACCGGTCGTGTCCCCGACTACAAAAACCCCTTTGCCACCCAAAAGTGGCACACCGAGTAAGTTTTACAATCTTTTGAAAGTTTACAATGACTAAACCTGGTCGATTAGTTTGACTCACGAACCTCAACCCCCTGGAGTcactcaccttcatcttgacCATCTCCCCGGAGTTGGCGGTGACACTCTCTGGTCTTCGGGCTATGCTGCGTATGACAAGCTTTCTCCTGCTTTCCAGAAAGTCCTCGATGGTCTTGAGGGCTTGTATCGATCTGCTCACAGCTACCCCAATCCGGTGACTGGCGAGCTTGAGCCCATCATCAATGCTCACCCTATCGTTCGCGTCCACCCGGCGACTGGATGGAAGGCTCTTTTCGTCAACTCTCGATACACTATTGGTATTAAGGGCTTCGAGCAGTCGGAAGCCCAAGCTATTTTGCAGAAGGTAAGTTTATTGATTTGCATTTGACCTCGCCGTCAACTGATCATATTTCCGAAATGATCCACAGCTTTTCCAAGTGTATGAGCAAAACCCAGATACCCAAGTCAGGTTCCGATGGACTCCTAGATCCAGTGCTTTGTGGGAGTGAGTCCTACCTTCTTTCTTGCTGTTTTAATTCATTTCTGACCGACGCATTTTAGCAACCGAGTTTGTACGCGCCTTTGTCATTTGATCACAGGTGCCCACGTTTACTGACATTTATCCCTAGCCATCCACTCCGCTGTTTATGACTACCTCGACGAGGGATCCGCCGAGCCCCGACACGGGACACGAGTTTCGAGTTTGGCTGAGAAGCCCATTCCCGTAAGCGAAGGAGTTGGTAAAAGCCGAAGAGAAGCCTTGGGTCTCAACACTGGTGTCGTGCACGAATTGCCTATTGATACTCACGCGTACTAAACTATGATGAATGATTAGTCTACACCAAAAATGTGCACAACAGTAGCAGTTGTATGACTTGAAGTAGTTAGTGGTTGACATTATTATGAATACACTACTGTTCTTGTTGGGCACTTCCGTTCCGTCGTTATTGGTTGTTCTTacgccttcttccaattGTTTTGAGATAAAGCGGCCGCTTGACCTGTCTGTTTGGTTGTGCTTCTTCCCTGCTCGTTGTCTGCTGCACAGTCTAGTAGTACTTCTTGCTTGGTTTTCAGTTTCATCCGATCGACGCTTGTACGCTTGATCTTGCTGACAGAAATGGCGGCAGCTAAGCAATTAGTTACGTAACAATGGATAATTTTCCGGTGGTTCGGTTGTGATGTTGTCGAGTGACATCACCTCTTGCGCAGGGGGCAGTCCGGGAAGTCTTGGCTTTTGGGCCGGCCAACGGCGGGGTCCTTTTTGTGGCCTCTAAAATGTGTTTGTCTCGAGTTTAGTCGTCGCCACATGACGGAGCGGAGCTGCCACTGAAAATCTGCGATCTACTCTGGCGATCCATAATTCCCACACTTATTTAGACACACTTATATAATACCCGCTACATCTTGCCACTGTCTTTTTTCACCGCCTTTTTCCCAACGAAACGCGCGTCATCGTCACATCCAAGCAACCGCCAAACGCCCACGCGTAATACCATAATGCCCAGCAGGTCTCGCACACCATCCCCAGCCACTGAAACCTCTTGCACCTTCTGTCTGTCCCCAGCTCCAAACGAGGGCCACCTACCCACGCTCTCCAGACCTATCTTGGTGTCGGATAATCAGACTGCTCAAGAGAGGTCTACTTCAAAGAACAGGAACAGGTCGACGTCCAGGACGAGAAAGCACCAGAACGATGGTATCGGGGGCAACCTGGTCGGGAGCATGAAACGGGGTATTCAGATAGATGATGGGTCGAGAAAGACAACCAGATTGGGAGTCCTTTGTTAGTTGACAACCCCCCTCCCATCTAATCAATGCGAGGTTCAGTTACTAATGAAGGGCAAGTGACCGTTGCACTGATGCTCTTTACCGTCCTTACCACCATTTGGATATTACGCCTTAATACTCAAGCACAATCGGTGGGAGGTTGGAGTAGAATCGTTGGAAGGTGGCAGAAAGCCTTTGGTGACCAGGTGGGACCTGTGATGAAAAAATGGTCGGAAAGGGATGTTGAGTTCTAGCAGTTTGGATGTTATATGGATGGCGCCGGGAGCTAGAGGGAGAAATCAAAATCTTCATACCTCACCCTAAGCTAGTGTTGTACACGATTCAATGTTACGTTGGCGACAATGCATCAATGACTGTACGTGCGATGAGTGAGATGGTTATGGATCAAAAGTCTCTACAATGTACAAAATTTTTCAAAATACGAAACTACTGCTGCCTCACCTCCGCAATCCAAAAGACGAAACCTTGCCTTCGTGCATGGTAGCCTCCCTTTCACGTGGTTTAACCCTGTTTGAATCTTGTTCATGGCCGTATCTTCTATGGCTGGGTGAATCATGGCGTGACTTGCTCGTTCCTCTTTgttcccatctcctcctttctgTTGGATGATGTCTGTCCTGATTGTTCCCCCTGACTCTACTTTCTCTTTGGTCCACTGAGCGCTCATCCTCCCAGTCAagttcttcatcgtctgcACTACCCTCGatatccatctccaccttcttcgtATCACCTTTAACATCCGAGGCCTTTTTTCTTGTCTCTCGTTCCACCCAAGCCCATTTGGTAACCACTTCGCCAGCCTCCGCAGCCATTTTTTCATACCCTTTACCCAATCTTTCTGCTGCGCGCTGTATGTCCCTTGCCAGGTCGACTGAGCTCGCCACCTGCTTTCTGATGACCGATGAATCAATTTCGTCGGGCCGCCCGTCCCTGAGTAATTTTCGACCGGTAGAGACATTGCCTGCTTGCACCGCGGAGGGCAGGGCCAAGAATTTACTTTCGCCGCCCGTGCGTGCATAGACATCCAACGCAGAACGAATCTCCTTGTTGCTCTTTTGCATAGCAGTTTTGACCAACAGACCCAAAAGTTGCGCATCGGCATCGATCTTTGTCGGCTTCACCCAGAAGACGCCACGCTTGTCATGGGCAAGACCGTTAGGTGTGACCCATCGGTAGGGTTCGATCTTTTTAGGGAGAGTTGAAGGATCGGTTGATATGCAGCCCACATTAGATGAAAGATGTGTAGCACGGCGGAAAATGGAAAGTGCCGAAACATAATCCCCCGCCCAGCGGGCAGCTGTAAGAGCTGCACGGTATGTATCCCGAGGCCAGCCTTCTTTGCCAGAGCTTGGTGGTTGATAGGTGTCCATGATGTCGACAATGGATTGAACTTCACCTGTGACTGATAGTGCAAGAATCGCGGCCTTGAAGAATTCGAGATCGAACAAAGGAAtaagagaggaggaagagagtaTGAGATGAGTGTAATGAGTTGCGAGGACAGGCAGTTTGGCCGTGTGAAGACTAGAAATGAGAGCGGTGGCAGATTTGACATCAATGTCAAGCTTGGGAATAGGATAGGTGGTAAGTAAGGGTGGTGGGAGATAGATAGACGTTGAGGTTGGATTGGAATTGCCAGGAGAAGGTAGGTTCCAGACCTGTTCAATGACAGAGACCGCCAGTCGTTGATCTTCTGGTCTTCCGCGGAGCAAACATCTCACATACATGGCCACCAGTCCGTTGTCCACTTGTCCCGCTtgaccctcttctttgctaTATTGTTTCAAACAATGGTCCCATAAAGCCTTGGCTGTCGGCCCGATCATCATTGCATTAGCTTTCCCATTTGGGTCACGCTCGAGTGAGCGATGGACATGATAGAGAGCCGTAAACATGAGGGAGTAGGTGACGGTGTCCGGAGCTAGAGGCCCCGACTGCGGTAGCGACAAAAAGGTCCTTTGCATCTCGGAAAATAGACCGTGTCGACTGAGAAACTTGAGATAGGCGTTTGTCGGAGCGATATCGATATCTGACTGCAGACTTTCCATAGGCTCTTGGTGCCGATCTTCTCTTAACTGTACGCCAGGGGTGGCAACTCCAagatcttcttcagcttcctGCGCCTCGATCAACTTTTTCATGTACTCTTGAGAGTTGTTATAGACGATGGTCACACGTGACATTGTGCGTTTCTGAGGTTCCCTGAAAGAAAAATCGGGTATCTGGCCTGAATGTGCGACTCCAGCATAGGCATTCAGAATGGTAGAGTAAGTCCTAGCCGTAGGCGTGAAGTTGCGTTTCTTCATCTATAGTATGATTAGACCGCAGAAGCTTAAATGGGTTCCAAGACTCACTTGATTATACAGGTTCCAAACCCTATCCAGCTTCCTTAATCTCCCCATATACCCAATCAGCATATTCCATACGGGAGCGTTAAGCATGTGTTGAGGCGCCTCAGTTACCAATTTGGTCACTTCATCTACTTGCCCAGGACTAAGGGGTAACTTGTGTCTTTCTATCCAGCGGCGTAAGCGGACCGAGGTAGTCCATGGATTATCGTCATTTTGTATGGGCCTGGAGGGTCTGGAGGATGAGCGGGTGTTGTCGGAGGGGACTTTCGCTTTGCCAGTATGTGGGGTGTGATGGGGGGGGAGCTCAAAACGTTTTGGTTGCCTCGGTGTATTTCCCGGCGCGGTGGCTAGCGATGTACGGGAGTGGCCGCCGCGACTGCCTGCCCTTCCAGCTGGCCTGCTATAGCCTCTTTCGAGGAGCAAGCGGGGGACACTGCGTAAGAGAGTGAGGGCTGGCGGGCGAACAAGAGGGGCGGAGGTTCGAAGTGCCCACATGGCCGAGGAGATGGCTTGACAGGATACTTGGTACCTGCTCTAGTGGCGTATAGCGTGTGATGGCCGTGCGGCTTGGCGTGGCCGCTGGGATGTGCAGTGCGGTAACGGAATAGTCTATTGATGATCAATAAATATTGCGCTATCGTACAAACACCAGCGCAAAGCCGACGGACGATCCTCAGACGAGCGAAACTCGAAACTTCTTGGGCCGAGCGCCGTGCCTAGGTAAAGCGGTCACGTGATAGCAACGTCACTCGATGGCGTAGGGGATTCTTGAGGCGGGTGGGTAGACAGTGTATATTCTTTTCTCAGCCATGACAGGATACAGTGCCTCAAGAGCATCCGCCTCCCCCAGCACCCGCCCTCTCCGCACAAGTACACCTTTCTCATTTCCTTTCAGCTCTCCCCCTTTACCAGCTCTCAATTCTGTGGGGGATCGTTTCGCAAACCATTGGGGACAAAAGATACATCTTTATTGCAAAATAAGACACCACCCACCGCCCTGCGTTTCCAAACAACAAATCCTTTACAACGCAAAAAGACTAGTTGACAAGGTGGAATAGCCAAAATGGCTGCTGGATTGGCTTGTGCGTGCCTGACTTCTGTCGTCCGATCCACGACGAGCCCATGTAATGTTCCAcgctcatcttcattatGTAGACGACTTGGTTCTCATCTTTTGGCGAATTgtcatcaacatcttctttaGAGAAATTCGGTATGTCTATTCGATGAACATGCGCTCAGCCGCTTCTTACGCCATCACAGCCCCCGTGGTGCTTTCAATATCCCTCGCGAAGGCCCTGTTCTTTTCATCTGCGGTCCCCATGCAAACCAGTTCCttgatcctcttcttcttttctcagaggcaaggaaagaagcCGGAAGGCGCGTTTCCGTGCTGACTGCCGCCAAGGTATGTCTCGTTCCTTTCGCAATCAGTCTCTCGTAGCGAACATTCTAGAACATCTACTGATGTTGATGGGTTGAGCAGAGTATGAACCGCAAGTTCATCGGCGCTGTCGCTCGTATTATGGATTCCAGTACGTGTTCATGATTTGTCTTTCTCATTTTCATGGAGAGGTACTTATCATTTTGACAGTTCCTGTGGCGAGAGCGGCAGATTATGCCGCCGCTGGCAAAGGCCGTATCATCCTTTCAGAATCCGATCCCCTGATCGTTACCGGTATTGGCACTTCTTTCATTGAGCAGGTCAAGCCTCGTTCTCAACTTATGCTTCCGAAATCGGCTGGATACGCATCTGCCCCTGTGGCAGAAGTCATTTCTGACACAGAAATTCGTCTCAAAAGTGAATTCGTCGTTCCAAGCAAGGACGGCAGTGCCAACGTCAAGGCCTCTCACCGGGTTAGGAACGAAAGCGAGTTGAAGGAGGGTCTACAATTCAAGGTATTGCCTCATGTAGAACAGGAGGACACGTATGGCGCATGCTTCCAGCGCCTTTATGAGGGTGGTTGTATTGGCGTTTTCCCCGAAGGCGGCTCCCATGATCGTACAGATTTTCTGCCCCTCAAAGCTGGATTCTCCATCATGGCTCTTGGAGCTATTGCAGCCCACCCTGGATTGGATGTCAAGTTGGTTCCAGTTGGCCTTTCCTACTTTCACGCACACAAATTCAGGTCGAGAGCCGTCATCGAAT includes these proteins:
- a CDS encoding hypothetical protein (HMMPfam hit to DUF663, Protein of unknown function (DUF663), score: 383.9, E(): 2e-112), yielding MEAPHKAHHKPSAGAKHAKKDAAKGVDRSGGKNFNPKAFTNTSFRAADRAARRTAEKNQQRLHVPLVNRNPEERKVTNEKGKGMDEGALPPPPIVVGIVGPPGVGKTTLLRSLVRRFTKHNLSQPQGPVTVVSGKTRRITFIECGNDLNSMIDLGKVVDLETFEFLNILQSHGFPKVIGVLTHVDLIKKASTLKDTKKRLKHRFWTEIYQGAKLFSLSGVMNGRYPDAEINLLSRFISVMKFRPLVFRNQHPYLVADRIQDLTPREAIRENAKIDRTITLYGYVRGPNLPPRNAKIHIPGAGDLEVKEVERLADPCPLPTLESERRRKMGEKAKLIHAPMSDVGGVMYDKDAVYINVPGNFTKGGDTPQGEGEKMVMDLQDAEKTFADNIQASEIRLFGHSSAPLQVTEERKDRVRRKAEPRSGGPMLGKADEDEFDESEDDEFDDRSDTEEGGVFNGESDQDDDQDERDVAYAESESDHDDLAFATGFEQEGGRINFDDEDDDDFPSDEDDEDVPGWKHNLASRASSTLADRLRKKRNLMTLIYDTPLSPEEIVNGKTRPSSADASSSFAELQNEGLFRISHGENKGDDGDQVKEEVDRDQLKNKWADEEMLDSLRGLFISGPVAGEGVDEDGEAYEEEGEDFEDLEGGSDGRGDGEDDVPYVGVKPSQVSVEDARAAALAKKKEALKIKFDEQYDDSDDEASKMDFYDQQKAEMARQKQINEEEFGNLDLDARTQIEGYRSGMYVRLEIEAVPYELIENFDPRFPIIVGGLLAAEERFGFITVRIKRHRWFTKTLKTNDPLIFSLGWRRFQTLPLYHLDDHSIRNRYLKYTPEHMHCFATFYGPVSAPNTGFCAFNSLQGDAPGFRVSATGVVLDVDRSTKIVKKLKLTGAPYKIFKNTAFIKDMFNTGLEVAKFEGANIKTVSGIRGQVKKALSKPDGAFRATFEDKILLRDIVFLRAWYSIEPKKLYNPVCSLLLSNKESWQGMRLTGQIRREEGLKTPLDPNSAYRPIERTTRRFNPLKVPRKLAASLPFASKTPELSKQRKPTYMQSRAVVLGEDEKKAVTLLQQIQTLKKDKAERRKAKQDERKGAYRKKVGEKDEKREEKIREERRERFKKEGLKRKREEMSEGKGRGKKSRA
- a CDS encoding hypothetical protein (HMMPfam hit to TauD, Taurine catabolism dioxygenase TauD, TfdA family, score: 194.5, E(): 2.1e-55) is translated as MPIAVNDNVDKDTLGRPFSLAKSTRERLVQAGIDLSKGYPEYPIRPKTIELASDIRKEGWEHKDPGARADKEKKALFGAAKEVIHLSPHLGTEIVGLQLNQLSDQQKDELALLIAERTVVFFRDQDLTPQTQLELGKYFGTPEIHPSAARVPGLPGVSIITDEVLRSTGRVPDYKNPFATQKWHTDLTHEPQPPGVTHLHLDHLPGVGGDTLWSSGYAAYDKLSPAFQKVLDGLEGLYRSAHSYPNPVTGELEPIINAHPIVRVHPATGWKALFVNSRYTIGIKGFEQSEAQAILQKLFQVYEQNPDTQVRFRWTPRSSALWDNRVSIHSAVYDYLDEGSAEPRHGTRVSSLAEKPIPVSEGVGKSRREALGLNTGVVHELPIDTHAY